Within Crassostrea angulata isolate pt1a10 chromosome 2, ASM2561291v2, whole genome shotgun sequence, the genomic segment gaaaatcaaatcaGATGTTTATAATCTATCTATTAGCCAGAACTattatatgtgttttatttagttttaatttatatacgGTTAGTTTGAACAACtcgaattataaaaaaataatgttatctatAGGAAGTCTAATATAAAAACGATCTATTTAGAGTGAAGTCAGTCGCATTAAAAAACAAGTTTGCACAATTATTGAGATCatatggaattgtagccctctccagtaaacatcagatactTTTATAAACAATCGGAAAGGGCTACATTAATGCAGCTCAATAGACTTTTACTTTTACTTGGAGTTTTcgtattttttattgatgtacttatatattacattgtattataatTTACCGAAAAATGCAGAATTTCCCCTgccaaaatattttatgaatcaaaatatattatgaatttttttttagcctGCAAAGCGTCTCTTTTATAAAAGGAAAATGAATATGCAAACTTTGCTAGGTATCAAATTTTCTATTAGCATTCATATTATCTTTAATACAGATGACGAGgaaaagataaagaaaatgtATCAAACAGTTCTGCATCACAGATTTGGATGGAGTTATGCCAAAACAACTTACTTATTCTGCAAGCTTCATGATAAAAATACTCTTATAAAAAAAACGAACATCCCAAAGAGCGAAGGAAATAAACACGCAGAAAAGCTGATGATAGATGATTTGAAGGAAACAGCCCTTTCAACAGAGCTGCATATAACTGTGTATCTTAGCAATTCCCCATGCTCTAGTATTGAACACAATTGCACTTATGATTTGCGAAAGTTTTTGGACGACTTTAGACATGtaatgttgaaaatatatgtaactAGTTTGTACAATATTCGTCGAAAATCTTGCGATAAAGACCACAACAAACACAATCATATCATAAAAGATGAAGACCACTTTGCAAACTCAACAGGATTATGGAATCTAATGCAACATGAAAGATGTGAGGTCAAGGCGTACTCTAAGAAAGTCtgggaaaaattattaaagGAGCTGAAACTATCAAATAGTGATGAGCACGATCTTTTGAAAACATACACCGACATAAGGAACGGAAATGACAGAAGCAGAGAAGAGGAAGATAAACGTATCCTGAAAGATCTGCGCTCTATCGGTAAGCATGGctgatttgatttaaaaatactaGCATATTTCTGGAATAGATCCTATTTTCTTTTAAGGAAACAAGAACAAGACCAAAAAGATTTGGCAATTTTATAAGCCTAAACGTGTCCAATAAggcatgtatattttttgtcaatattGTACGTGCCTATATATCTGCGGTCTCTAGCTTACCTTTAtgagagattaaaaaaaacatggtcAAAGTGCTGTCACTGAAAAGCATaacatattgaattttatttcgtTAACTGAAGTAAGATAGATATGATGATGTATACATCCGCGTTTCCTCGATTCGCAAGCCCTTTAAAGTGATGAAGATCGAGATTACTTACACTTCCTTCTTCCGCTGCTCTCGAGCAGATGTCCTTTTTTTCAGATAATGTTTAAATCGGATTCAATCGACTTGTTTTGCCTTAAGTTTTTAATTATGTTCGGTTCAAGTAATTAAAAGGATAATAAAGGCACGTTGTCAATCTTCCTGACACGTTATGTGTGTTTTTAGGGCACTTTGTGCATAATTGCAATCTTAATGACTTGGTGGGTGACCCGTAGGAATCGGTGCAAGAATCTTATATATACTCCCGATCGAGATcgaaatattaataaaacttcCTCCCTCTGCTGGCTTTGCTCTCGAGCAAACGTCCTTCTTTTTAGATAAAGTTTAAATCGGATTTGATAGATTTGTTTTGCCgttagtttttagctcacctgagcctaaagctcaagtgagcaattctgatcacattttgtccgtctgtccgtttataaactttttacattttgaatttcttcTCTACAACCGCttgaccaatttcaaccaaatttacgACAAAGCATCCTATTAGTGAGGAGAATATAATATTGCAGAAAtcaaagaccgatctttattacAAACGAAGAAATCCTcgaaaatgtagaaaaagggggtgcattattaaaaattttcttcttgagaactactgagtcaaattcaacgtaatttagcataaatatttcttttggaaaggaaaatataaatagcAAAATTTATGGGCTAGTTCTtcttcaaatctgagttattacgtaAATAATAATAACGGAAATCAGTGTTTCGATCACATTATAACTTCGTGTTCAGTATTCAATACTTTTAAAACGGGACGGTGTAAAAGTAAGTTCTTTGATTAAAGGAGCCATGCTTAATGATAAACGGGTCGACCTGACAAATGTTTTGCAACAGTTCGCGTGcaaagggaatctttgaaacatgcaagatacattggtgccgattttgtgaagtaaactgaggttaaatatttcagtgcgttgacagttttcacatttGACGGTTGAGTTATGTTAGCTCGTTTGGATTTTCgttcattttcatattatttgtgCTTTGTAATCTGGGGAACTATtgcctgtattttgtaattgttACGCCACGAATCAAACATAGACTTCAGTAATTAAGACAGTTGACTGTATACCTTTGCAAATAAGccaaatctgatgtattaacaaagtaccaaaatacaattcattctattggtaattcggtatGATCTTTTGCGAAATGGTTGACTAATGCActgtgttttgttgagatgctcagcaTTTTTTCGAGTTTATATGTATGAttcattctgaaaaataaattgtgcttatTGTTTTAGTGCATATCTCTTCTgcttaattgtttacaatttctatttactaaccatatttgagtgttaagcttcaaagTATAAGTAAGATAGAGAGCTTTGTACACAGATATAagactagatttttttttttacattttagatgctgaataggaaataccaaatTAAAAATCTAGCAAacttgtgagctctgtatcttgcttataattctttGATTGACGCTGAAAATTTGGTtgatcatacattttttttttatagaaatgtatcGCTAAACGTTAAATACTCGTACAAAAATGAAATGCCGTAACTACTTTCATAAGAAAGTATTACAGCGTAAAATCATcctctttttaaaataactatttagtattaaagaaagaaaatgtacataaaTGCTCTCAAATATGTTGATCGCTTTATATagttgtggggggggggggggggactaggggacagaacgaaaatatagggaatttaaagttaacagtgtacccctaccgaACGTTTACTTTTATATCTTGCATCGGATTTTCTTACTTTTAGTAAAAATAGCATTAcataaaggtacaatgtcaaagacaTGGGGGTAGACAGTCTACATGAATGTCGAAACAAGGCAACCAAAGTAGTAGAGAACCAATGCAGTCAAACTACAAGAATCCAAAACAACCAGTATCAGGGGAAAACAAGTATGGATATTGCCAATGGTATTCTTCTTGTTAtggaacaaaaaacaaaaatatcaagtcTGAACAATATGCATGCCTCAGTGACACTTCTCATGTTCAAAGAAATTTGTCAAGACTAAATAATCTTAGGGGGAAGATTAGAACCATTTCTGGAAAATTAggaaatgataagaaaaaaggAGAGTATTTCaagttacaaaaaataattcaattcacAACCGATTCCTAGAACTCAGAGTGGAGATTGttcagaaaaaaacaaattgtcattcatttatttatacgCCCCTAAAAAGATGGGGGAATGAGAACAATATTCAATCTGAAAGCTGTAAACCAATTTGTAGTGTACAATCGCTACAAAATGAAAGGGTTTCAGGTGGTGTAAAACCTGATACGGAGACAGGATTGGTAATGCAAAGTAGATTTAAATGCATAATTTTGCATTCCAATATTGAAAGATCACAGAAAGTAGCTAAGGTGTCGGTACAAAGGACGGCCATTGGGCTGGCATCAGTTCCgagatatttcacaaaaaaatgaaaccaaaattCCGCTATTGAGAGGCATAGGGGTCCGCCTTCTGATTTAGTTTTGTTGCTAAATCAATCACAAGGGCTCTCAAAAGACAGAGACGCACTGTTATGGTTGCTTCACAATTTAGGGTAGTGATTAAACTAGAAAAAATCAATCCTAATCCCATGTCAGCACCTAGAATCTTTAGGTCTAAACAATTAATTAAGTGGAAATGTAGATATTTCTGTCAGCAACTAAAGTAGATAGTATAAACAGAAAAAGTAATTACGtgataaacaaaatgaaatgtcAATTCAAGAGCTATCAAGAAATATAGGAACACTTTATGCTACAGAAGAAGTTGTCATCTTAGTCTCACTGTATGTGAGGGAGCTTTAAATGGTTCCAACAAAATGCATGTTAAGGAAATCAACAAATGATAATACTGGCCCAGACTTCCAGAGGGAAGATAAACCGGTGACTACAGCAACTAGAGCATTGGAATGGAAAACAAATTGGAATGTCTTCAGAAGCAGATTTAGCCACAGTGTTTATCATGATTACTGTAGAACATTTGCCCGGAATACAAAATGTTCAAGCAGGCTTGGAGAGTCGTCAAAAAGGGAATACAAGCAACTGGATGCTGAACAAGggaattttcaaacaaataaataagatGTAGGGGacactaaaaataaatattttacagacAGGCAGAACGAACAACTAAAACAATTACATGAGTTGGCGTCCAGATCCATATGCGATGGGAATAAATGCAATCCAGATATCCTGGAACAACAAAAGGGGGTATGTTTTCCCTCTATTTTGCTTAATAACCAGGTGTTGTCCAAAGTTCTGAAAGAGAAGTAAACAAATTGACAGGATAATCACTCAACCATACTACCCACTACCTCTGACTTTGTCTACAGACAACCAAATTCTTTTACCTCCCATGAAAAACCTACTATTACCAGAGGGAGTAGTGCATTCACTAGCCAACAGTCTAACCTTATAGCAAGTGGCTATGAAGGTTTCAGAAGACGAAAACAAGCAGCAGTAGTTTTGGAGCAAACTTCCTAGCTTCTGGTTGCAGGTTGGAGACAAGAAACTCGGACATCTTATAACAGCTGCTGAAGACAGTGGGATAGCTTGTGTCAATCAAAAGAAATTGATCAATTTCAAACTTCTGTGAATCATGTAGCTGATTTTTTGGCTGAGTTATATGCAAAAGCCTATGAGTATAGAACATTTAACAGTAAGAGATCTGCAATATCTGCATTCCATGTAGGAACTGaagacaagtgaaaagctgtcaatgtgacaacaAACCgcgttttcttttatgtgaaatGTATTCATAATCTATGTCAGCgctaaattgataaacactatTTACCGTATTCAGAGAAATGGAGTacccatatgcaatattttgccaaaaaattactaagttcaaaagctggtattttttttaaaatcagaaatcaaaatgctagcaatatgcacattgctaatatatgtacaattgagcTGCAGAAGACCAATTTCCTATATTGAAAACtgaaggaggagttatccgaACAATAAGGtatcctatatgcaatattttgccaaaaaatgaccaagttcaaaagctggcattttttccataaattatcagaaatcatcATGCTAGCAATGTGCACATTGTTAATATATGCTCAATTAaaatgcaaaagaacaacttcctatatgaaaactgtaggaggagttatccgtacaattaGGGTaccatatatgcaatattttaataagttcaaaagctgaATGTTTTTCCATATATGATCAGAAATCtgatgtatatgtatgtacaattgatttgcaaaagaacctatcttgaaaactgttggaggagttatccgtacaataagggtacggtacccttttggcagccgcccgctcacccgccattttcaccatttcaataaccggataTTTCCGTTGTCAACTTATGACAGGAATTTTCAACAAAGAGCCAAGAAACATGCAAATGTGTGatgtaaataaagttttttttaatatcataggCATGGAAAATAACAAAGATTTGTCACTGAATGGGATTTCAATGAAACTGTGTTTGTTGATGGCTCTTACAAATCGTCTTCCATTATCTCGCGGCAATGGGCAAACTTTATACTCTGTAGATTTAAATTCTTACCTTTCCAAATTTTaccatataaaatatattattaatatattgaacACCTATGGGACAGGGGTTCTGGTACTATGGCGATGacaatatggcaataaagtgaacatgtatttaatttaatctTAAACAATCATTTTCTCCCCTTCTGCCTCTGCATTTATGAGAAATCCATTACCCTCTTGGTTAAGGGCTTATGTTCTTGGATATTGCCAATATGGGCtcatagtgaaaatgtataatACCTAATAAAATTTGCttgtgtacatatacatgtatgttctttTACAGTCTTTTGGGAATAAACTCCtatgaacaaaatttgtaattcttACGTttcaattttgtaatgtattgtaCGCAATAGCCCATTAtttaaagaggttcgctccTCTCTCTTTGGGTAACTCTTTTATGTCACCTCTTGTCTAAAAACTCTGCATCATATATTAATTCGATTTGTATATCTATACCGCCGCTCCGTAGGagaagggggtatactgttttagtCTTGTGTGTCTGACTTTGTGTATTTTTAGCCAAATTTCTTCAACGAtttttcagcaactatttatcgcagatgcttaaaattttaatacactaTTTGTTTGGGCATGTCAAATtgtggatatatttttgtactaatcaGACGTCAGCATCCTGTTTAATGAcaactgtgtttttttttagccaaaattttcaaacaaattttcttcaaagatttctcagcaactatttatcgcagatgcttaaaattttaatacactaTTTGTTTGGGCATGTCAAATTGTGGGATAAATGTTTGTACTAATAAGACGTCAACATCCTGTTTAATGACAACTGTGTTTacttttagccaaaattttcaaaaaaaattacgtCAAAGAAATATCGGCAACCATTGATTGCaggtgcttgaaatttttaaaacactatttgtttaggcatgcctattgtgggatatatttttgtaccaatcggacgccAACTTTCTGTTAattgtcgactttgcttattttgcatattcacatcagagcaggggtatcactagtgagcattggctcacataTATCTTGTTATATTTAACAATGGCaatgaaacaatattgaattaaattgttaaaagaaaaatatatatttgcagagtttagtaagggactattttttttatggcggaaggttttcaagagGAAAATAAGCACTTTTCATAACTCAGTAGTTTAGGGTACTGTTACGTTAGCCTCTCAATTTTCAACACAGACTAAAAttccagatagtttgtgtattacgatatatttatgttgttctgaaaacatatttgaacactatattaatatttctatcaatatattttggcatattcagcttatatttcatataagTCAAGAAGAAATTAGCTCCAATATttgcctaaaattagcttatttcaatttttcgaGATGTGACCCCCTTctctttttacttttatattagACATTAAATTTAagtctatttgtatgcaaagttttggaaaaagggcattactatttttttttttaatttgtgttatGATATGGTTACTTcaaatttttgtaacaatttatAAATCTGCTGTTGTATTCATCATGTACTGGCATTTGAAGCAACAAGTACTAAAGCAAGGTTTTTGAAACTTTGACTTGGAAATAACTTTTATAGTCGCTATGTTGTACCGTGTGTTGAACttcaaaatgtatgaaaatcatTACTAAATAATAGctcaaattataaatatttgtttgatttcttcaaaagATCAATTTCAATgccaaattttagaattaatttcaggaaaattatcgTTTCTGTTTAGGGGCcaaatatttccaaaaatggGATGTGACATAGGTATaggtaatgaataaataatgaacaccttaggtccccatctttatatccaagATGTTTTTGGATGATTGACATTGACATTTCAGTTCAGGTGCAAACATTCTTAAATACATTTGCCTTGTGTGGGCCCCTTATTAgggaacattttaattatacttttaattatatattgctAAAAGAGTTCATAAAAGCATGATGATATATAACTCTGCATGTAAAATCAGATAGAACTTAACTGCATTATCACGTGATAACTATAATTAGCttacatatattacataataGAAAATGAATTAGAACAACACCACTCCACAGTTTCCACATAACAATAAACATATTAAGAAAAGGATAAACATTTCAGTTATATAAAAACAACTGCTAGAATTCTATATTCTCCTCGAATAAATAGTTACTGGACGTCCAGTTCTCTAAAAACCTTCCTAACTTATAAACAGTTTGAACGAAAACGGTATGTTGCATCACAGCAACTCATAACACGTGATTTTAGCAGCAATTGTCAAAGTAAGTATTGATCATACTATTGATGCGTGTTCTTTAATATGTGAACTTTAAAATATACGGTGTAGTGTTGTTCTAGACGGATGTTTATTTCGTAatcaacgacagaggaaagcctggccgagaaataaaagcataattacatgtagcttttcgcaaatatttcataaagttaacatatgtttcagtattttttttaatgcttaaCAAATCACAccaaaatactttatttcagcTCCAAGATTTCTTATATTTTGAATCTGCTCTACCATAAAATTTAGACGACATTCCACTTCCGGCCAATCAGTGTAAAATCTACGTAATACCACCATCATGAAAAACATGtcacttgtatttttttttatttggttttggTCTACGTtgtgatattttaatatttgaatacgTATTTAATGACTAAGATTTGTTATTTCGCGGAATTTCATGTATCTtcgattccatatgcttccttaacatcCTAGCGTGTCATCTACGTAAAATACACCTGCATTAAACATGTAAGGATGTCATTATCGTTTATTTTGTTTGGACAAGTTTGTTAACTACTCAATCTCAATGTCTTtcgtatttttctttttttttaaattatgtcatgattacatgtaatatattgaaAGCTAGTTTCATTAGCTCTAGCCATAACGTTCATTATTTTCGCTCTCGAGCTCTCACTTGAAGCTACTTGGtccaatttttttgttattacagtatcaacttttttccatacaaaccatatATCGTAGAAAGTAATGgtctttctcctatttacacgagcagaatcagtctcctttcaaagttagaaaattcaaagtaaataaaaataatttctttttgggcaaacgagAAAGCAAAGTGCatcgtacacatgtttatttgtaatttgtctgattagTTCGACTTTTATTTAgtgcgatgtcaaagtcgtaatatacatgtaaccatacccgtctcgtcgtcaggggtgaaatttaacatgaggcgaaataacgagttacctttttatgtcgtttgtttgttagcaaattttgtacgtattttatTTCGTTGAAATTTGGCTTATTTGACTAAAAAAAACTACTGCAAAGTCTATTATTATAGATATACTAatcataaccatcgtttaaaagcgtgcataaaatttgatataaaatcggaccaagcagctttaaacgTCCTTAAAGGTATGACagtattattttgttaaagcAAGAGGAATAGTTATGGTTAAAGATTCTTTGAATAAATCGTGAACATGCTTTTATCTGTAGGTTTTGTTTTGTAGATCACGATATACTAGAACAGATATGGGGAGAAAATCCTGACGATCGAGACTCAGTCAGACCTGCATGCCTAATCTGCACAATAGATATTATTGACTTTGGAGCTATAAAACTGATGAAATGTGACCAAGGAGATAAACACACAGGAGCTGTTACTAAAGGAATTAGAGGAACTTAAATATCCAATGTCTAATATAACCATATTCATGAAAGATACTCCTTGTTCTTTACCTGATCACAATTGCGCAGATAAGTTGATCCAATTTATCAAGGCTAAAcaagtaaagttaacattataTATCACAAGTCTGTCTGAATCTAAGGAAGAGACTTgcaccaaaaaaacaaaacaaacaacaaaacaaaaaatcacccAGATTGCAGCACCAAGGCCGAAACTCCTCACAAAGCTGGGTTGGTAAGGTTAAAGCGCCACTGCACAGTCAAAGGTCGAAGTAAGGACGCTAGGGAAGCATTGTCCGGTATCATGGAAATGTCTTTAAAGGATTAAACCTTTCAAGATTTTAAGAAGAACTAGATAAGGGCAGAAAATAAGAAGATgatcatattgaaaattatttagatGATGATATCTAATCATCCATATTTAACTGTACTTTATAATGCTGGAAACAATAATTAGATTCGGTACAGGAAAATGAGGAAATTCAAGTTACATACCACGATATTTGTGATAAtctgtatattatttatttgattattaattttttttttaaatatttattctattacACATGTATCAATATCTTTGATATTGTGATTCTCTCCCTTCATTTAATTCTCCCTTGTGTCGTTACAATGGCATTTCTGAATAGTTTAGTGTACATCAGAACACCATATAATCACCCTGAAAGCTCAACCTGGATTTGAAACAGTTGAATAGTTAAAttcacacttttcaaaagttgtttcccTTTGTGGGGTCCACCTAAAGATCAAGGGAAAAAACAACTTCCATCtataggtatatatatttaGGCGTTCTGTGATGATTTAATCCttctgaatttattttgttttcgttAATGTGTAGATTGGTCCATCCTTAAACAATTGGAATACAGAACGGTACGATTTTTTAATGCCAAATAACAAA encodes:
- the LOC128174470 gene encoding uncharacterized protein LOC128174470, with product MIDDLKETALSTELHITVYLSNSPCSSIEHNCTYDLRKFLDDFRHVMLKIYVTSLYNIRRKSCDKDHNKHNHIIKDEDHFANSTGLWNLMQHERCEVKAYSKKVWEKLLKELKLSNSDEHDLLKTYTDIRNGNDRSREEEDKRILKDLRSIDHDILEQIWGENPDDRDSVRPACLICTIDIIDFGAIKLMKCDQGDKHTGAVTKGIRGT